Proteins encoded within one genomic window of Hermetia illucens chromosome 2, iHerIll2.2.curated.20191125, whole genome shotgun sequence:
- the LOC119648284 gene encoding uncharacterized protein LOC119648284, translating to MCTTVGETLEIPDADCTLYIECDKELDPVTYTCDAGELFNPLYQKCVSDTEYDCDNDIPDCFNTKFQNRKWVDKESCDSYYECVGDILVSRTCPSGMFLDVHTQACMHSSAVNGACTVPKPQPNLLVNVKTMCQGNVGKFLPDPYYCKAYYYCVDESTPYWSPCSDGRYFENELCTKTRASSCICEDLTWEDSGPKSVSVPHPDKTKFYVCREGDPPEEKTCPAGTTFNPTKKMCSS from the coding sequence ATGTGCACTACTGTCGGTGAAACCTTAGAAATCCCTGATGCTGATTGTACACTATATATTGAATGTGATAAAGAGCTGGACCCAGTTACTTACACCTGTGATGCCGGTGAATTATTCAACCCTCTTTACCAAAAATGTGTTTCGGATACTGAATATGATTGCGATAATGATATTCCCGATTGCTTCAATACAAAATTCCAAAATAGAAAATGGGTTGACAAAGAAAGCTGTGACTCCTACTACGAATGCGTCGGAGATATTCTTGTAAGTCGGACATGTCCTAGCGGAATGTTCTTAGACGTTCACACGCAAGCTTGCATGCACAGCTCCGCTGTCAATGGTGCATGCACAGTTCCAAAACCCCAGCCCAATTTACTAGTGAATGTGAAAACTATGTGCCAAGGAAACGTTGGGAAGTTTCTCCCGGATCCCTACTATTGTAAAGCTTATTACTATTGTGTCGACGAATCAACGCCTTACTGGAGTCCTTGTTCAGATGGAAGATACTTTGAGAATGAACTTTGTACTAAAACACGAGCTAGTAGCTGCATTTGCGAAGATTTAACATGGGAAGACTCTGGTCCAAAATCAGTGTCTGTTCCACATCCTGATAAGACAAAATTCTACGTGTGTAGAGAAGGAGATCCACCCGAGGAGAAGACCTGCCCAGCAGGCACCACATTCAATCCAACAAAGAAAATGTGTTCCTCGTGA
- the LOC119648282 gene encoding uncharacterized protein LOC119648282, translated as MRLGIIFRLLIPTAGILLGWNVNHVHAAECEGRDLYVPYPFPGNAKKYKVCFSETGDFKDYDCPPSLRFNEETRRCMAYPGGNPIGECTKEGDKFEVIPADDKCLQYFECNDAGGFGMDSCKDGDEFFNPLLGECVPKAEYYCDGDFPDCSKSNFQNRKWVDKESCESYYECKGDIIVSLKCPSGMFFDAQTQSCLYNTKDACKVPTPKSDLNIETMCKGKVGKFLPDPNYCKAYYYCVDESTPYWSPCANDRYFEKETCTQTRASSCICEDLTWGESDSPVNVPHPDKTKFYVCEKERQAVEKSCPPGTTFNATKKMCAA; from the exons ATGAGATTAG GAATCATCTTCAGATTGCTAATTCCAACTGCAGGGATTCTTCTTGGTTGGAATGTCAACCATGTGCATGCAGCGGAATGCGAAGGTCGCGATCTATATGTTCCGTATCCATTCCCTGGTAATGCCAAAAAATACAAAGTATGCTTCAGTGAGACCGGCGATTTTAAGGACTATGATTGTCCACCATCTCTCCGCTTTAATGAAGAAACAAGACGCTGTATGGCTTATCCTGGCGGTAATCCGATTGGGGAATGCACCAAGGAAGGTGACAAATTTGAAGTTATTCCCGCCGATGATAAATGCCTACAGTATTTCGAATGTAATGACGCAGGGGGATTTGGAATGGATTCCTGTAAAGACGGCGATGAATTCTTCAATCCCCTTTTGGGAGAATGTGTTCCTAAGGCTGAATACTACTGTGATGGTGATTTTCCCGATTGTAGTAAGTCAAACTTCCAAAACAGAAAGTGGGTTGACAAAGAAAGTTGTGAATCCTACTACGAATGCAAAGGAGACATTATTGTAAGTCTAAAATGCCCCAGCGGAATGTTCTTCGATGCACAAACCCAAAGTTGCTTGTATAACACCAAGGATGCATGCAAAGTTCCTACGCCCAAGTCCGATTTGAATATTGAAACCATGTGCAAAggaaaagttggaaaatttcttcCGGATCCTAACTATTGTAAAGCTTATTACTATTGTGTCGACGAATCAACACCTTACTGGAGTCCATGCGCAAACGACAGATATTTTGAGAAAGAAACTTGTACTCAAACAAGGGCTAGTAGCTGCATTTGCGAAGATTTAACGTGGGGAGAATCTGACTCTCCAGTGAATGTTCCACATCCTGAtaagacaaaattttacgtgtgTGAAAAAGAAAGACAAGCCGTGGAGAAGTCATGTCCACCGGGTACCACCTTTAATGCAACGAAAAAAATGTGTGCCGCGTGA